A segment of the Tsukamurella tyrosinosolvens genome:
ATCTCGTCGCTCCTTTTAGTCAGTGTTGCCTGACTAATGTACGACAACACCTGTTGTCACACACGTCGGAGTGACGAGTTCAACAATCGTCCGGTTACCCTGACCATCATGGCCAGGGGACAGTCCACCGCGACCGATTCGCTCGCGATCGTCGATCCGGGGCCCGACGCGCGTATCCACCTCCTCGCGCGCCGGGTGGGCGTGCTCGTCGCGGACCTGCTCCTCGACGAGGTCCACCAGTACGACCCCCGGCTGCGCACCGGACACATGCGGGTGCTCGCGCTCATCGAATCGTCACCCGTGCGGATCGTCGATGTCGCGGCCCAGCTCGGAACGACCAAGCAGACGGTGGCGCCCACCGTCGACGAGCTCGTCTCCTGGGGTTTCGTCGCCCGCGCGGTCGACGAGAACGACCGGCGGGCGCGCATCCTCACCCTGACGCCCGCGGGGGAGGAGCTCACCGAGGCGATGCTCGGCCGGTCCATCGCACTGGACGAGGAGTGGGGACGCCTGCTGGGCGCCGATGTCGAGGTGTGCCGCTCGGCGCTGTGGCGGATCATCGAGTCGCAGCGAGCACCGCGCGACCGGGAGGTCAGTTGACGGAGACGTCCACCGGATGGGTCGCCAGCAGCGCGGTCGGCAGGCCCTGACGGCGCAGCACCTTGCCCCACAGGTCCACCCGCGCGGGCACGAGGACGTCCGTGTGCAGGGAGCCGCACGGGATCCAGTCGTCGCGCTCGAGCTCGTCGTCCAGCTGGCCCATGCCCCAGCCGCTGTACCCGGCGAAGACGCGCACGCCGTCGAGCAGCTCGTCCATCATCTCCACGTCGGAGTCGAGGTCCACCAGCACCACCCGGCCGGCGACGGGCTGCAGCCCGCGGATGCCGCTCGCATCCACGCCGGCCTTCACCACGCCCAGGCACAGCGCCGCGGACTGGTTCACCGGGCCGCCGACGAACACGGCCTTCGGCTTGGCGGCGAGGTCGTGCCAGCGGGGGAGCACGCCG
Coding sequences within it:
- a CDS encoding YqgE/AlgH family protein, translating into MGPDRSNEPTQGGASSGEPADAGFEVSSGTLLVASPELIEPTFSRTVVYLIEHNESGSLGVVLNRPSESAVHGVLPRWHDLAAKPKAVFVGGPVNQSAALCLGVVKAGVDASGIRGLQPVAGRVVLVDLDSDVEMMDELLDGVRVFAGYSGWGMGQLDDELERDDWIPCGSLHTDVLVPARVDLWGKVLRRQGLPTALLATHPVDVSVN
- a CDS encoding MarR family winged helix-turn-helix transcriptional regulator, with the translated sequence MARGQSTATDSLAIVDPGPDARIHLLARRVGVLVADLLLDEVHQYDPRLRTGHMRVLALIESSPVRIVDVAAQLGTTKQTVAPTVDELVSWGFVARAVDENDRRARILTLTPAGEELTEAMLGRSIALDEEWGRLLGADVEVCRSALWRIIESQRAPRDREVS